In Callospermophilus lateralis isolate mCalLat2 chromosome 4, mCalLat2.hap1, whole genome shotgun sequence, one genomic interval encodes:
- the LOC143396453 gene encoding arylamine N-acetyltransferase 2, protein MDIEAYFERIGYKNSRNKLDLETLTDILQHQIRAIPFENLNIHCGESMELDLETIFDQVVRRKRGGWCLQVNHLLYWALTTMGFQTTMLGGYVYNTPANKYSSGMIHLLLQVTISGKNYIADAGFGRSYQMWQPLELISGKDQPQVPCIFRLTEEERIWYLDQIRREQHIPNQEFLNSDLLEMNKHRKIYSFTLEPRTIEDFESVNTYLQTSPASVFTSKSFCSLQTPEGVHCLVGFTLTYRRFTYKDGVDLVEFKTLNEEEVKEVLKTIFHISLERKLVPKHGDRYFTI, encoded by the coding sequence ATGGACATTGAAGCATATTTTGAAAGAATTGGCTATAAGAACTCTAGGAACAAATTGGACTTGGAAACATTAACTGACATTCTTCAGCACCAGATCCGAGCTATCCCCTTTGAGAACCTTAATATTCACTGTGGGGAATCTATGGAGTTGGACTTAGAAACCATTTTTGATCAAGTTGTGAGGAGGAAGCGGGGTGGGTGGTGCCTCCAGGTCAATCATCTTCTTTACTGGGCTCTGACCACAATGGGTTTTCAGACCACTATGTTGGGAGGCTACGTTTACAACACTCCAGCCAACAAATACAGCAGTGGTATGATTCACCTTCTATTACAAGTGACCATCAGTGGCAAGAACTATATTGCTGATGCTGGGTTTGGACGCTCCTACCAGATGTGGCAGCCTCTGGAATTAATTTCTGGAAAGGATCAGCCTCAGGTGCCATGCATCTTCCGCTTGACAGAGGAGGAACGCATCTGGTACCTGGACCAAATCAGAAGAGAGCAGCACATTCCAAACCAAGAATTTCTCAATTCCGACCTCCTAGAGATGAATAAACACCGAAAAATCTACTCCTTTACTCTTGAACCTCGAACAATTGAAGATTTTgagtctgtgaatacataccttcaGACATCCCCAGCTTCTGTGTTTACAAGTAAATCATTTTGTTCCTTGCAGACCCCAGAAGGGGTTCACTGTTTAGTGGGCTTCACCCTCACCTATAGGAGATTCACCTATAAGGACGGTGTCGACCTGGTAGAGTTTAAGACTCTGAATGAGGAAGAAGTCAAAGAAGTGTTGAAAACTATATTTCATATTTCTCTAG